In Populus trichocarpa isolate Nisqually-1 chromosome 12, P.trichocarpa_v4.1, whole genome shotgun sequence, a genomic segment contains:
- the LOC18103652 gene encoding receptor-like protein Cf-9, whose translation MKFSLSLSQFLCSILFLFHFHTTISSSFSLNHSSSNHLCAHHQSLSLLQFKQSFSIKSSAYWEDCQPKTESWKDGTDCCLWDGVTCDMKTGQVTGLNLSCSMLYGTLHSNNSLFSLHHLQKLDLSFNDFNSSHISSRFGQFSNLTHLNLNYSNFAGQVPLEVSRLSKLISLNLSGNNHLSVEPVSFDKLVRNLTKLRDLDLSSVNMSLVAPNSLTNLSSSLSSLYLWGCGLQGKIPGNIFLLPNLELLILRDNEGLTGSFPSSNVSNVLWLLDLSDTRISIYLENDSISNLKSLEYMLLSNCNIVGSKLALFGNLTRLFQLDLTNNNFSRQIPSSFGNLVQLRYLDLSSNNFMGQIPDFFANLTLLADLDLSNNQLNGTIPSFLFALPSLWNLDLHNNQFIGNIGEFQHNSLQYLDLSKNSLHGPIPSSIFNQENLVVLILASNSNLTWEVPSSICKLKFLRVLDLSNNDLSGSAPQCLGNFSNRLSILDLGMNNLRGTIPSTFSEGSNLEYLNLNGNELEGKIPMSIVKCTMLKFLNLGNNKIEDTFPYFLGMLPELKILVLKSNKLQGFMKGPTTFNSFSALRILDISGNNLSGSLPEEFFNSLEGMMTVDQDMIYMTARTYSGYTYSIKMTWKGLEIEFVKIRSFFRLFDLSNNSFTGEIPELIGKLEGLQQLNLSHNSLTGHIQSSLRFLTNLESLDMSSNMLTGRIPVQLTDLTFLAILNLSQNKLEGPIPVGMQFNTFDASSFQGNLGLCGIQVLTECNNGAVPPLPPLNFNEEDGFGWKVVAMGYGCGFVFGVTMGYIVFRTRRPAWFHSMVERQWNLKAGRTKKNARIHGARRN comes from the coding sequence ATGAAGTTTTCATTATCCCTCTCTCAATTTCTCTGTtccattttgtttctcttccattttcatacaacaatttcatcatcattctcCTTAAATCACTCCTCTTCTAATCATTTGTGTGCTCATCACCAAAGTCTTTCTCTCCTTCAATTCAAACAATCCTTTTCCATTAAGAGTTCTGCTTATTGGGAGGATTGCCAACCCAAGACAGAGTCATGGAAAGACGGTACAGATTGCTGCTTGTGGGATGGGGTCACTTGTGATATGAAAACCGGGCAAGTCACTGGACTGAACCTCTCTTGCAGTATGCTTTATGGCACCCTCCATTCCAataattctctcttctctcttcatcatcttcagaaGCTCGATCTCTCTTTCAATGATTTCAACTCCTCCCATATTTCTTCTCGATTTGGCCAGTTTTCCAATCTGACACATCTTAATCTAAATTATTCCAATTTCGCAGGCCAAGTTCCATTAGAAGTCTCCCGTCTCTCCAAATTGATTTCTCTTAATCTCTCTGGAAACAACCATCTAAGTGTAGAACCAGTTTCTTTTGACAAGCTTGTTCGAAACCTAACCAAGCTAAGAGATCTCGATTTGAGTTCTGTAAATATGTCTTTGGTTGCACCTAATTCCTTGACGAATCTGTCCTCTTCTTTGTCATCTCTTTACCTTTGGGGTTGCGGATTGCAAGGGAAAATCCCGGGTAATATCTTTCTCCTACCAAACCTTGAATTACTCATTCTGCGAGACAATGAAGGCCTCACTGGCTCTTTTCCTTCCTCCAATGTGAGTAATGTCCTCTGGCTGTTGGACCTTTCTGATACAAGAATTTCAATTTATCTAGAAAATGACTCCATCAGTAATTTAAAGTCGTTAGAGTATATGTTACTTAGTAATTGTAACATTGTTGGGTCAAAACTAGCTCTGTTTGGTAATCTTACACGGCTCTTTCAATTAGACCTCACAAACAACAATTTTAGTAGACAGATTCCATCTTCATTTGGAAACCTTGTGCAGCTTCGTTACTTGGATCTCAGTTCCAATAATTTTATGGGTCAGATTCCAGATTTTTTCGCTAACCTAACCCTGCTCGCAGATTTAGATTTATCAAACAATCAACTCAATGGGACGATACCATCCTTTTTATTTGCTCTCCCTTCTTTATGGAATTTGGACCTTCATAATAATCAATTCATAGGCAATATAGGTGAATTCCAACACAATTCATTGCAATACCTTGATTTGAGCAAAAACTCCTTGCATGGTCCAATCccaagttcaattttcaatcaagagAACTTGGTAGTTCTTATTCTTGCATCCAACAGTAACTTGACATGGGAGGTTCCTTCTTCAATTTGCAAGTTAAAATTCCTGCGAGTCCTGGACCTTTCCAACAATGACTTGAGTGGTTCTGCACCACAATGTTTGGGAAACTTCAGCAACAGACTCTCAATTTTGGATCTAGGCATGAACAATCTCCGAGGCACTATTCCATCAACATTTTCAGAGGGAAGTAACTTGGAATATCTCAACCTCAATGGCaatgaattagaagggaaaATACCGATGTCTATTGTCAAGTGCACAATGCTGAAGTTTCTTAATCTTGGTAACAATAAGATTGAGGATACATTCCCCTATTTCCTAGGAATGCTTCCGGAGCTAAAGATTCTTGTTCTAAAATCCAATAAACTCCAAGGTTTTATGAAGGGTCCGACTACTTTTAATTCCTTCTCCGCATTACGTATTCTTGACATCTCTGGAAATAATTTGAGTGGATCATTACCAGAAGAGTTTTTCAATAGTCTTGAAGGAATGATGACTGTCGATCAAGATATGATTTACATGACGGCAAGAACTTACTCTGGCTACACCTATTCAATAAAAATGACATGGAAAGGGTTGGAAATTGAATTTGTGAAAATCCGAAGTTTCTTCAGattatttgatttatcaaaCAACAGTTTCACCGGTGAGATTCCAGAACTAATTGGAAAGCTTGAAGGACTTCAACAACTTAACCTCTCTCACAATTCCCTTACAGGCCATATCCAATCATCATTACGGTTTTTAACCAATCTAGAGTCATTAGATATGTCTTCAAATATGCTTACGGGAAGGATTCCTGTGCAGTTGACAGATCTAACATTTCTTGCAATCTTAAACCTTTCACAAAACAAACTCGAGGGGCCCATACCTGTTGGGATGCAGTTCAACACGTTTGATGCAAGCTCATTTCAAGGAAACTTGGGTTTATGTGGAATCCAAGTGCTAACAGAATGCAACAATGGCGCGGTACCACCATTACCGCCATTAAACTTTAATGAAGAAGATGGGTTTGGATGGAAAGTTGTGGCAATGGGGTATGGATGTGGGTTTGTATTTGGAGTCACAATGGGTTATATTGTGTTTAGAACAAGACGACCTGCATGGTTTCATAGCATGGTTGAACGTCAATGGAATCTGAAGGCAGgaagaacaaagaagaatgcTCGCATACATGGtgcaagaagaaattaa